The Arctopsyche grandis isolate Sample6627 chromosome 5, ASM5162203v2, whole genome shotgun sequence genome includes a window with the following:
- the LOC143911892 gene encoding protein claret segregational-like — translation MDNKWGPRGTGKATPAHAKESFSIRTRTQLRRSKSVSELQKLQSQQAANRRPVIDRNGANYPRVHPLLPPPNTLKENKSSVRNTVGPTLARKRVAPPASAPQASAKKMRPIPNATAPPKTVVSKKIPPYDFKARYNDLLEKHKSMKATYLDLKNSQDERDEDLIELRAEREFLTERVKCLESTIGSNESLISKLSDNLKVTTDSLNAVTNECEMVNQDNYRLNEELSRAETELDETKQKLQDITARHSRSEKINKQQEQVISKQAEDIEILQENTLRLEWERRSLHNKLQDLKGNIRVIFRVRPPLAEGRTVAMMSFPDACTLEMERFEANRRLTKYDFKFDRVFGPSSSQEDIWEEVSCLIQSALDGYNACIFAYGQTGSGKTYTMEGSLADLGIIPRCCKMIFDSINILSKSGWKYTVHASFLEIYNEHLYDLLEPTRDPRDFEIRMTDAKGSDVYVTNLSEQEVKSADELLILASRAQMNRQTAATSANERSSRSHSVTRVRLIATHAAKALTLSSRICLVDLAGSESAKNTQRLKETKNINRSLSELGQVILALQQKQEHVPFRNSKLTRLLEPQLGGAAKALLVAAAAPYEDCCQESLSTLRFATQVGHCSTAAARRNLALAQPTMVQPKDS, via the exons ATGGACAACAAGTGGGGCCCCCGCGGCACCGGCAAAGCGACACCAGCTCATGCCAAGGAGTCGTTCTCGATCAGGACCAGAACCCAACTCAGACGAAGTAAATCCGTGTCTGAACTCCAAAAGCTGCAGAGCCAGCAGGCAGCAAACCGTCGCCCCGTAATCGATCGCAACGGAGCCAACTATCCTCGCGTCCATCCTTTACTCCCGCCGCCAAACACCCTCAAAGAGAACAAGTCATCGGTTCGGAACACGGTCGGCCCAACCCTGGCCCGAAAACGCGTCGCCCCCCCGGCCTCCGCCCCCCAGGCCTCCGCCAAAAAGATGCGCCCCATACCGAACGCTACCGCGCCTCCTAAAACGGTCGTTTCAAAAAAAATCCCCCCCTACGACTTCAAAGCTCGATACAACGACTTGCTCGAGAAGCACAAATCTATGAAAGCGACCTATCTCGACCTGAAGAATTCTCAAGACGAGCGAGACGAGGACCTGATAGAACTTCGAGCCGAGCGAGAGTTCTTAACCGAGCGTGTTAAATGCCTCGAAAGTACGATAGGGTCGAACGAATCTCTCATTTCCAAGTTGAGTGATAATTTGAAAGTTACCACCGATAGTTTGAATGCCGTCACCAATGAGTGTGAGATGGTGAATCAGGATAACTATCGTCTGAATGAGGAATTGAGCAGGGCTGAAACGGAATTGGACGAGACAAAACAGAAGTTGCAAGATATTACTGCAAGACATTCTCGCAGcgaaaaaattaacaaacaacAAGAACAG GTTATATCTAAACAAgctgaagatattgaaatattgcAAGAAAATACACTGCGCTTGGAGTGGGAACGTAGAAGCTTACACAACAAACTACAAGATCTCAAAG GTAATATACGAGTTATATTCCGTGTGCGACCACCACTGGCTGAGGGACGAACTGTGGCTATGATGAGTTTTCCAGACGCGTGCACACTCGAAATGGAACGATTCGAAGCAAATCGACGATTGACAAAATATGACTTTAAG TTTGACAGAGTTTTTGGCCCTTCAAGTAGTCAGGAAGATATTTGGGAAGAGGTTTCATGTTTAATCCAAAGCGCACTTGATGGCTACAATGCTTGTATTTTTGCATATGGACAAACCGGATCag GTAAAACGTATACGATGGAAGGTTCTTTAGCTGATTTAGGAATAATTCCAAGATGTTGTAAAATGATTTTTGATTCAATTAATATCCTCTCCAAATCCGG TTGGAAATACACAGTGCATGCATCGTTTTTGGAAATTTACAACGAGCATCTGTACGATTTATTAGAACCCACAAGAGACCCGAGAGACTTTGAAATCCGAATGACCGATGCAAAAGGTAGTGACGTATATGTTACTAATCTTTCAGAGCAG GAAGTGAAATCAGCAGACGAATTGTTGATATTGGCCTCAAGGGCTCAGATGAATCGACAAACTGCGGCAACGTCAGCCAACGAACGGTCTTCCAGATCACACAGTGTGACACGGGTGCGTCTCATTGCCACTCATGCGGCAAAAGCATTGACATTAAGCAGTAGAATATGTCTAGTGGATCTAGCTGGTAGTGAGAGTGCAAAGAATACACAGAGGCTCAAAGAAACTAAAAATATCAATCGCAGTTTGAGTGAACTTGGACAG gtTATTTTGGCTCTTCAACAGAAGCAGGAACACGTGCCATTTAGAAATTCAAAATTGACCCGTTTACTTGAGCCGCAGTTGGGCGGTGCTGCTAAAGCTCTCTTAGTAGCCGCTGCTGCACCGTATGAAGATTGCTGTCAGGAGTCATTGTCGACACTTCGTTTCGCCACACAAGTGGGACATTGTTCGACGGCAGCTGCTAGACGCAATCTCGCACTAGCTCAGCCTACGATGGTACAGCCCAAAGATTCTTAG